The Nothobranchius furzeri strain GRZ-AD chromosome 6, NfurGRZ-RIMD1, whole genome shotgun sequence genome includes a region encoding these proteins:
- the mat2al gene encoding methionine adenosyltransferase II, alpha-like: MNPSSGTRRGKTFLFTSESVGEGHSDKMCDQISDAVLDAYLSQDPDSKVACECVAKTGMILLVGEVTSKAIVDLQAVVRDTIKKIGYDDSSKGFDYKTCNVLVALEPQCEEISDCVFEGRDQEDIGAGDQGLMFGYATDETEECMPLTLLLAHKLNYRMKELSRNGTCPWILPDSKSQVTVEYRDNMGAMEPVRVHTVVISVQHSPDITLEEIRCNLMENVVKVVIPAKYLDDKTIYHLLPSGKFLMGGPQGDAGLTGRKIIVDTYGGWGGHGGGAFSGKDYSKVDRSGAYAARWVAKSLVKAGLCRRALVQISYAIGVSQPLSITVFHFGTSNRDEDELLQIVQKNFDLRPGVVVKELGLKRPIYQATACYGHFGRKEFPWEQPKKLVFLP, translated from the exons ATGAACCCGAGCAGCGGAACCCGCAGAGGGAAGACTTTCCTGTTCACATCCGAGTCTGTAGGAGAGGGACACTCCG ACAAAATGTGTGATCAGATTAGTGATGCTGTACTTGATGCTTACCTGAGTCAAGACCCGGACTCTAAAGTGGCCTGTG AGTGTGTGGCAAAGACTGGAATGATTTTACTGGTTGGAGAGGTGACATCTAAAGCCATAGTGGACCTCCAGGCTGTGGTTCGAGATACCATCAAGAAGATTGGCTATGATGACTCTTCTAAAG GTTTTGACTACAAGACCTGCAATGTGCTGGTGGCTCTGGAGCCACAGTGTGAAGAGATCTCAGACTGTGTGTTTGAGGGTCGGGATCAGGAGGACATCGGTGCCGGGGACCAG GGCTTGATGTTTGGGTATGCCACTGACGAGACCGAGGAGTGCATGCCTTTAACCCTCCTGCTGGCACACAAGCTCAACTACAGGATGAAGGAGCTGTCTCGTAATGGAACGTGTCCCTGGATACTGCCAGACTCTAAGTCACAG GTCACAGTGGAATACAGGGACAACATGGGAGCCATGGAGCCTGTGCGTGTCCACACGGTGGTCATCTCTGTCCAGCATAGCCCCGACATCACCCTGGAGGAGATCAGATGCAACCTAATGGAGAATGTGGTGAAAGTCGTCATTCCTGCCAAGTATCTGGATGATAAAACCATCTATCATCTGCTGCCGAGCGGGAAGTTTCTCATGGGAGGCCCTCAG GGTGATGCTGGACTCACAGGGCGTAAAATCATAGTGGACACCTATGGTGGGTGGGGTGGGCACGGGGGTGGAGCGTTCTCTGGGAAGGACTACTCCAAAGTGGATCGCTCAGGAGCTTATGCGGCGCGATGGGTTGCCAAGTCTCTGGTGAAAGCCGGACTGTGCAGAAGGGCCCTCGTCCAG ATCTCTTATGCCATCGGTGTGAGCCAGCCACTCTCCATCACAGTGTTTCACTTTGGCACGTCCAACAGAGATGAAGACGAGCTTCTGCAAATTGTGCAGAAGAACTTTGACCTCAGGCCTGGAGTTGTTGTCAA AGAGCTGGGCCTGAAACGGCCAATTTATCAGGCCACCGCTTGCTACGGTCACTTTGGAAGAAAGGAGTTTCCCTGGGAACAACCAAAGAAACTCGTGTTTTTACCTTGA